A region from the Halichondria panicea chromosome 11, odHalPani1.1, whole genome shotgun sequence genome encodes:
- the LOC135343750 gene encoding uncharacterized protein LOC135343750: MKISLCLLSLVLFISSQSGEAAQCIPDKNYLCTARCNGTSFDLSKAFDFPLKITEPTPRGAHGNTYWYIWNPCHVEECPGYPAGTNVAVCQSADVFWNCGQTSEPIWLMDNWQATPENFPNWQVEYTSGTTWRVTIIKFIVDHTVMEPTVKFISEDPYLQYNFEVRGKCIGQERFDCEDYYRSRKSNKHLI, translated from the exons ATGAAGATTTCATTGTGTTTGCTGAGCCTGGTGCTGTTCATCTCTTCTCAGTCCGGAGAAGCTGCACAGTGTATCCCAGATAAGAACTACCTCTGCACTGCAAGATGCAATGGGACAAGCTTTGATCTCTCCAAAGCTTTTGACTTTCC GTTGAAAATAACAGAGCCCACACCCAGAGGAGCTCACGGTAATACCTATTGGTACATTTGGAACCCGTGTCATGTCGAAGAGTGTCCAGGATATCCTGCAGGAACAAACGTTGCT GTCTGTCAGAGCGCTGATGTTTTTTGGAACTGTGGACAAACGAGTGAACCGATCTGGTTAATGGATAACTGGCAGGCAACTCCGGAGAATTTCCCTAACTGGCAGGTGGAGTACACCTCCGGAACCACTTGGAGAGTCACTATCATTAAATTCATTGTTGATCACACTGTGATGGAGCCGACTGTCAAGTTCATTAGTGAAGACCCTTATTTGCAATAT AATTTTGAGGTGAGGGGAAAGTGCATTGGCCAAGAAAGATTTGATTGTGAAGATTACTACAGGTCAAGGAAATCGAACAAACACTTAATTTAA
- the LOC135343748 gene encoding uncharacterized protein LOC135343748, with product MANKLFFLLLCLLGLFISTYLGEAAQCATDKKSLCTAHCNGTSFELSKAFDFPIKITEPTPRGDDGSTFWYTWNPCHIEECPGYSAGTDIAVCQKADHEFYSNCGEASQPIWLMDTTRPSAGETFPNWHVQYISGSFWRVTIIKFIVDHTVKEPTIKFISEEPHLQYNFEVRGKCIGQDSYDCQQYYESRNKVKKQ from the exons ATGGCTAACAAATTATTTTTCCTGTTGTTGTGTTTGTTGGGACTCTTCATTTCTACGTACCTGGGAGAAGCTGCTCAGTGTGCAACGGATAAGAAGTCCCTCTGTACTGCACATTGCAATGGAACAAGCTTTGAACTTTCTAAAGCCTTTGACTTTCC GATAAAAATCACTGAGCCCACACCCAGAGGAGATGACGGGAGTACTTTCTGGTACACGTGGAACCCCTGCCACATCGAAGAGTGTCCTGGATATTCTGCAGGAACAGACATTGCT GTTTGTCAGAAGGCTGATCACGAGTTCTATAGTAACTGTGGAGAGGCAAGCCAGCCCATCTGGTTGATGGATACTACCCGACCGAGTGCTGGTGAAACTTTCCCCAACTGGCACGTGCAATATATCTCCGGCAGCTTCTGGAGAGTCACTATCATCAAGTTTATTGTTGACCACACTGTGAAGGAACCAACTATCAAGTTCATCAGTGAAGAACCACATCTACAATAT AATTTTGAGGTGAGAGGGAAGTGCATTGGACAAGACAGCTACGACTGCCAGCAGTACTATGAGTCAAGGAACAAAGTAAAGAAACAGTAA
- the LOC135343749 gene encoding uncharacterized protein LOC135343749 — protein MAKKLATVYFLCLLSLFIITHFGEAAQCTPESDPKYLCTARCNGTSFDLSKAFDFPMKITEPTARGGTGNTYWYTWDPCHIVKCPGYPAGTDIAVCQSANFFYNCGRNSKSIWLLSDRLQPQENFPNWQVEYTFGIDWRITIFNFTIDHTVEEPTVKFISEDPELQYNFEVRGKCIGQESFDCKQYYESRNKLKDKN, from the exons ATGGCTAAGAAACTAGCGACAGTCTACTTCTTGTGTTTGCTGAGTCTCTTTATTATTACACACTTTGGAGAAGCTGCTCAGTGCACACCAGAGTCCGACCCAAAATACCTCTGCACTGCAAGATGCAATGGAACAAGCTTCGATCTCTCCAAAGCTTTTGACTTTCC AATGAAAATAACGGAACCGACAGCTAGAGGGGGTACTGGTAATACCTACTGGTACACGTGGGACCCCTGCCATATTGTAAAGTGTCCAGGATATCCTGCAGGAACCGACATTGCT GTTTGTCAGAGTGCCAACTTTTTTTATAACTGTGGACGGAATAGCAAATCTATCTGGTTGCTGAGCGACAGGCTTCAGCCTCAGGAGAACTTTCCCAACTGGCAAGTGGAGTACACCTTTGGAATTGACTGGAGGATCACCATCTTTAATTTCACTATTGATCACACTGTGGAGGAGCCGACTGTCAAGTTCATTAGTGAAGACCCTGAACTACAATAT aattTTGAGGTGAGAGGGAAGTGCATTGGACAAGAAAGCTTTGACTGTAAGCAGTACTATGAGTCAAGGAACAAACTAAAAGACAAAAATTAG
- the LOC135343774 gene encoding uncharacterized protein LOC135343774, with protein sequence MAKKIAYLCLLVSFLSIQFGETAQCMPDKDYPCRAKCNGTSFDLSKVFDFPLNISEPSPRSDGRLYSYVWDPCHSYACPGYPAAGTDCAVCQLANLFYNCGQTSEPIWLMDAYDNTKEEFPNWQVQYTFGTTWRVTIFNFIVDHTVKEPTVKFVSEEPGLQYNFEVRGKCIGQDTFDCQKYYSSRK encoded by the exons ATGGCAAAGAAGATTGCTTACCTCTGTTTGCTGGTTTCCTTTCTCTCCATACAGTTCGGAGAAACTGCACAGTGTATGCCAGATAAAGATTACCCCTGCAGGGCTAAATGCAATGGGACAAGTTTTGACCTCTCCAAAGTGTTTGACTTCCC ATTGAATATATCGGAGCCATCTCCCAGAAGTGATGGTAGGCTATACTCTTATGTATGGGACCCCTGTCACAGCTATGCTTGCCCTGGATATCCTGCTGCCGGAACAGACTGTGCA GTCTGTCAATTGGCCAATCTCTTCTACAACTGTGGACAGACGAGTGAGCCCATCTGGCTGATGGACGCGTACGACAACACAAAAGAGGAGTTCCCCAACTGGCAGGTGCAGTACACCTTCGGAACCACCTGGAGAGTCACTATCTTCAACTTTATTGTTGATCACACTGTGAAAGAACCAACTGTCAAGTTTGTTAGTGAAGAACCTGGCCTTCAATAT AATTTTGAGGTGAGAGGAAAATGCATCGGACAAGATACATTTGACTGTCAGAAATACTACAGCTccagaaaataa
- the LOC135343753 gene encoding uncharacterized protein LOC135343753: MTTQPGAYQLTKVCIIVWILVLLALFSPISVNCFYAQPEAVTFSIQPPTNVVTCAGCGEVVLTCGISLQRATTNLPVPELRWTFNGAMLLSDSDSNGTHFWITLVLSQPTPSQSGVYQCSATDGNSASYCGVDHLPCITTVTLSNEARVEIINDTVEVENVAVSSCSSLLLRCGSLSQLGPNVVNQLHWTRNGHQIEGDQVLTNGDLVLSDHGNSTRNGLYHCLLRTAHGSNLTVASYNITVKEDSVQDENNDSIEIIASRRAYLESETVSLVCAYNISSTSCPTVSWSLNGNAISGTTVLTLERSSTKRSGLYCCAVNTSGALHETCLEVQVFSNIVSSQIEISTVFPEHSSDSLEITSLLPDNHSLIWYHNGVRLKGETINSLSLQLDDTESVYGVYQSFVAVLDHPKTMTSMTRVMPPGRSNPPSQPRFREVPRATELSGFFIAVTWDAPLYNGGSSQLQYQLQDTRLDQEWTVNTTSHELLVSLFQNFIYSVLVVDSRGVIVSDKSAKLQDRTDFPDCQQDRVLFPPMIDLTCDNGRVDVSLTDNERNTINGFISRSQNRVYYVQGSCTTQNETITINQKFREMSSRLEFLPHNTHCTLRAAATTEDFAAINTEGCTTCFCVDPDNIEYTAAPVQCIVSGTVRVSFEQTVYEIVEDERTLRVCVSMETMEAFSSNFAVQITSTDKSAQGGVDFEVLSTEVTLTGNSTCLDVTVIDDSVVESTETFTLTLSSADQLISVMNGVAAISILDNDTVTLSLSEPSGADESTQSVELCVRVEGTLERNVTIFINTYSATAQEGNDFVGIHEELTLSAEDCVLVEFLNDSILEKEEYFIVAINSSDPDVLISKGESIVQILDDDHVIVSLLGDTNRTINESDGFVQLCIEAEGEIDRNFTIFMASIPKTGIEQRDFTPIHRQLTLSGGGHCENIAIVNDSILETDESFTVTITSSDPGVVIAKGNVVLTIQDDDYVSIYLIGPSSSVMENKPFVQLCAKMEGVAERAVSIFVDVSPGSAQKGSEYNHPPLLPLTFEAGSNQECINISIINDNVVENTTSFSVGISSVVEDVSVRIIGGRITVDIVDDDEEEPTTISPIVAGVVSGGVVFLLVLALAMAAVWKYRNCRNWSMTYAEKQNKQTNLKTEYKLKPDLEDHSVGFGVLPAPYNSEPEEDQKSMYEMYDPLGIVADIQSLQESPSVRTRNTLLSPYSRQQLERDVVDFCRVDTSGMGTDSYIYWKEESVMSQNTLSSGKNGIAQSTDSLLSPSASGIEKNVSRNYDLSLSTAQNSDVSLNFNSSNVQHLSNNGTPTQAITLPRHNMMSLLSVQH, translated from the exons ATGACTACACAACCAGGAGCGTACCAACTGACCAAAGTGTGCATAATCGTATGGATACTTGTTCTTCTTGCACTCTTCTCACCGATATCAGTGAACT GTTTCTATGCACAGCCTGAGGCTGTGACTTTCAGCATTCAGCCACCGACGAACGTGGTCACCTGTGCTGGCTGTGGAGAGGTGGTGCTAACCTGTGGTATCTCACTGCAACGTGCAACAACTAATCTACCTGTACCAGAGCTGAGGTGGACCTTCAATGGTGCTATG CTTTTGTCAGATAGTGACTCCAATGGTACACACTTCTGGATCACCCTCGTACTCTCCCAACCCACCCCTTCCCAGTCCGGAGTGTATCAGTGTAGCGCTACCGATGGCAACAGTGCAAGCTATTGTGGAGTAGACCACCTCCCTTGTATCACTACAGTTACCCTTAGCAACGAAGCACGGGTTGAAATAATAA ATGATACTGTTGAAGTTGAAAATGTAGCAGTATCAAGTTGCTCGTCACTACTGTTGAGATGTGGCTCGTTAAGCCAATTGGGACCAAATGTAGTTAATCAGCTACACTGGACTAGGAATGGACATCAAATTGAG GGAGACCAAGTTCTAACGAATGGCGACCTTGTTTTAAGCGATCACGGTAACAGCACTCGTAATGGACTATACCACTGCTTGTTGAGGACAGCTCATGGTAGCAACTTAACTGTTGCAAGCTATAACATCACTGTAAAAGAAG ATAGTGTGCAAGATGAAAACAATGATTCAATTGAAATAATCGCATCAAGACGTGCCTACCTTGAAAGTGAAACTGTCAGTTTAGTGTGTGCATACAATATCAGCTCAACCTCATGCCCCACTGTTTCTTGGAGCTTGAATGGAAACGCCATCTCTGGTACCACAGTGCTTACTCTCGAAAGGTCCTCTACTAAGCGGTCAGGACTCTACTGCTGTGCAGTAAATACTAGTGGTGCCTTGCACGAGACTTGTCTAGAAGTTCAAGTCTTTTCGAATATCGTCTCGTCCCAAATTGAAATTAGCACAGTATTCCCTGAACATTCAAGTGATAGCCTGGAGATTACATCACTTTTGCCTGATAACCATTCGTTGATCTGGTATCACAATGGAGTACGCTTGAAAGGGGAGACGATAAATTCGCTTAGTTTGCAGCTGGACGACACTGAGAGTGTGTACGGAGTGTATCAGAGCTTTGTAGCCGTGCTAGATCATCCAAAAACCATGACATCAATGACTAGAGTAATGCCCCCTG GTCGGAGCAACCCCCCTTCACAGCCTCGGTTTAGAGAGGTACCTCGAGCCACTGAGTTATCAGGATTCTTCATTGCTGTGACATGGGATGCACCGCTCTACAATGGAGGGTCAAGTCAGCTCCAGTATCAACTACAAGATACACGACTCGACCAGGAATGGACTGTGAATACAACATCACATGAGCTGCTTGTATCTCTGTTCCAGAATTTTATATATTCTGTACTAGTTGTTGACTCAAGAGGCGTGATTGTTAGTGACAAAAGTGCTAAGCTACAGGATAGAACTGACTTTCCTGACTGTCAGCAAGACAGag TTCTCTTCCCTCCAATGATTGACCTGACATGTGACAATGGAAGGGTGGATGTATCGCTGACGGATAATGAGAGAAACACTATAAATGGTTTCATTAGCAGATCTCAAAATCGGGTTTACTATGTTCAAGGGTCTTGTACTACTCAAAATGAGACCATCACGATTAACCAG AAATTTAGAGAGATGTCTTCCAGGCTAGAGTTCTtgccacacaacacacactgcacCCTGAGAGCTGCAGCAACTACTGAAGATTTTGCTGCAATAAATACAGAAGGTTGTACTACCTGCTTCTGTGTGGATCCAGACAATATTGAATACACTGCAGCACCTGTGCAATGCATTGTTTCTG gtactgTTAGAGTGAGCTTTGAACAAACTGTGTATGAAATTGTCGAGGACGAGCGTACACTACGAGTGTGTGTAAGCATGGAAACTATGGAAGCTTTTTCAAGTAATTTTGCAGTCCAAATCACTTCCACCGACAAATCAGCTCAAG GGGGTGTTGACTTTGAGGTATTGTCTACCGAAGTCACGTTAACTGGAAACAGTACATGTCTCGATGTCACGGTGATAGACGATTCAGTTGTTGAGAGCACGGAAACATTCACTCTCACTCTGTCATCGGCAGACCAATTAATTAGTGTCATGAATGGAGTGGCAGCAATCAGTATACTGGACAATGACA CTGTTACCCTCTCACTAAGTGAGCCTTCTGGAGCAGATGAGAGCACACAGAGTGTTGAGTTGTGCGTGAGAGTGGAAGGGACACTAGAGAGAAATGTGACCATCTTCATCAACACATATTCTGCCACTGCTCAAG AGGGAAATGATTTTGTTGGAATTCATGAAGAATTGACTCTGTCAGCTGAAGATTGTGTGCTGGTTGAGTTCCTTAACGACTCCATTCTTGAGAAGGAGGAATATTTCATTGTAGCCATTAACAGCTCTGATCCTGATGTCCTTATCTCAAAAGGAGAGAGTATAGTGCAGATTTTGGACGATGATC ATGTGATCGTCTCTTTACTTGGAGATACTAATCGTACGATTAATGAAAGCGATGGTTTCGTCCAGCTGTGCATTGAAGCAGAGGGGGAAATTGACAGGAACTTTACGATCTTTATGGCATCAATTCCCAAAACAGGAATAG aacaaagAGACTTCACTCCTATTCATAGACAGCTGACTCTGTCTGGTGGTGGTCACTGTGAGAACATTGCAATCGTGAATGACTCTATTCTGGAAACTGACGAGTCTTTTACAGTTACCATTACCAGTTCTGATCCTGGGGTTGTGATCGCTAAAGGGAACGTTGTACTCACCATACAAGATGACGATT ATGTGAGCATTTACTTGATTGGACCCTCTAGTAGTGTGATGGAGAATAAACCATTTGTGCAACTGTGTGCAAAAATGGAGGGTGTAGCAGAAAGAGCTGTCAGTATTTTCGTTGATGTATCCCCAGGCAGTGCTCAAA AGGGCAGTGAGTACAACCATCCACCACTTCTACCTCTCACGTTTGAGGCTGGCTCTAATCAAGAGTGCATAAATATATCCATTATCAACGACAATGTTGTGGAGAATACAACGTCGTTCAGTGTCGGGATTTCGAGTGTTGTCGAGGATGTGAGTGTGAGGATCATCGGAGGGAGAATTACGGTGGACATCGTTGATGATG ATGAGGAGGAGCCCACAACAATCTCCCCGATTGTTGCTGGTGTGGTGTCCGGAGGTGTCGTGTTCCTCCTCGTTCTAGCTCTAGCTATGGCTGCCGTCTGGAAGTACAGGAACTGCAGGAACTG GTCAATGACATATGCTGAGAAACAGAATAAACAGACTAATTTAAAG ACAGAGTACAAACTCAAACCAGACTTAGAAGACCATAGCGTTGGTTTTGGGGTATTACCTGCACCATACAACAGTGAGCCCGAGGAAGACCAGAAATCAATGTATGAGATGTACGATCCATTGGGAATAGTAGCTGATATCCAGTCACTACAAGAATCGCCTTCCGTACGAACTAGGAACACATTACTTTCGCCGTACAGTCGTCAACAGTTGGAAAGAGATGTCGTGGATTTCTGCCGAGTTGACACCAGTGGAATGGGTACAGACTCATATATTTATTGGAAGGAGGAAAGCGTGATGTCACAAAACACGCTATCCTCGGGGAAAAATGGAATTGCACAGAGCACTGATTCGTTACTCTCTCCATCTGCAAGTGGAATTGAAAAAAATGTCTCTCGGAATTATGATCTCTCACTTTCCACTGCACAGAACAGTGACGTATCGTTAAATTTTAACTCGAGTAATGTTCAGCATTTATCCAACAATGGAACTCCTACACAAGCTATAACACTCCCCCGACATAACATGATGTCACTTCTTTCTGTGCAGCATTAA
- the LOC135343777 gene encoding succinate dehydrogenase assembly factor 3, mitochondrial-like: MARCEVLGLYRRLLRLHQRLPGDFGPLGSRFVQQEFKGHKGASSEHARLFLREWTDFAETLDEQLQTSSTPGPSTVRATTTVGHGLSQKELNLLNEQQLLQLFELFKETKKPTEPNR; encoded by the exons ATGGCTCGCTGTGAAGTGCTAGGCCTGTACAGACGACTACTGAGACTCCACCAGAGACTACCAGGGGACTTTGGACCCCTCGGCAGCAGGTTTGTCCAGCAAGAGTTCAAAGGTCATAAAGGAGCATCGTCCGAACATGCAAGACTGTTTCTAAGAGAGTGGACA GACTTTGCTGAGACACTAGATGAACAGTTGCAGACCTCCTCCACTCCTGGTCCCAGCACTGTCAGAGCCACCACCACTGTAGGTCATGGCCTCTCACAGAAGGAGCTTAACTTGCTTAATGAACAGCAGCTGCTGCAATTGTTTGAACTGTTCAAAGAGACTAAAAAACCTACTGAACCAAATAGATAG
- the LOC135343768 gene encoding zinc finger protein 830-like, which produces MSLKQQHYRRLMKEQKAKASSVQKIDHPLAKYNALGQLTCVVCTATVKTELLWSTHIQSRKHKDNVAALKSKTLTSNTKRKNPEPDVEIPPEPSFKKPKTAVRTSALPPDFFDSNVAKETVTSQKTGPSKHPEGVPTDFFDKMPKAEDNVWPQKKQSKAESTKDADPPSKNASLPEGFFDDPKRDAKARKVEYKDPELQEWEKFQKSIQKEDDVSDALILEIDMDSKEDREETEVQEQASCFLRAEKLRQRQEALSKATPTSDPHREDVGDEESDSDELDLDNLLDWRAKIS; this is translated from the exons ATGTCACTCAAACAGCAGCACTATAGACGGTTGATGAAAGAGCAAAAGGCAAAGGCTTCCTCTGTGCAGAAGATTGACCACCCTCTAGCCAA GTACAATGCTCTTGGACAGCTgacgtgtgtggtgtgcacggcAACGGTCAAGACAGAGCTCTTGTGGAGCACACACATTCAGAGTCGTAAGCACAAGGACAATGTGGCAGCACTGAAGAGCAAAACATTGACCAGTAACACTAAACGCAAGAATCCAGAACCA GATGTTGAGATTCCTCCAGAACCTTCTTTTAAGAAGCCCAAGACTGCAGTGAGAACTTCCGCTCTACCTCCTGACTTCTTTGACTCCAATGTAGCCAAGGAGACGGTGACCAGTCAGAAAACAGGACCATCCAAACACCCTGAGGGCGTTCCAACTG ATTTCTTTGACAAAATGCCAAAAGCTGAAGACAATGTCTGGCCACAGAAAAAGCAGTCAAAAGCCGAGTCCACTAAAGATGCCGATCCACCCTCTAAAAACGCGTCCTTGCCCGAGGGCTTCTTTGACGACCCCAAGAGAGACGCAAAGGCACGCAAGGTTGAGTACAAGGACCCTGAGTTGCAAGAATGGGAGAAGTTCCAGAAGTCCATTCAGAAGGAAGACGAT gtcTCGGATGCCCTGATTTTGGAGATAGACATGGATTCAAAGGAGGACAGAGAAGAAACGGAGGTCCAAGAGCAAGC GTCGTGTTTCCTGAGAGCAGAGAAACTGCGTCAGAGACAGGAAGCACTGTccaaagccacacccaccagtgACCCCCACAGAGAGGACGTGGGAGATGAGGAGAGTGACAGCGATGAACTAGATCTGGACAATCTATTAGACTGGAGAGCTAAAATATCATGA